Proteins co-encoded in one Paracrocinitomix mangrovi genomic window:
- a CDS encoding CocE/NonD family hydrolase, giving the protein MKTINLLLLLFVFGSTTHAQLTPTLNDIWIPMSDGDSLSADVYIPSTVTTGEVILVQTPYNKNGFQLGLPLGIGSNLDNQAYIWVIVDWRGFYGSSGADLSNVDRAQDAYDICDWIVAQTWHGDRIGTWGPSALGGVQYQLCTTHHPNHTCAVPMVATGTQSYESYFYGGVLEEARLNQLDALGYGVSTVVMANVYDSFAWDIADNNSWYADDISIPTLQIGGWYDHNIDMMMTFYKDARSMADVAVQDEQWLLVGPWVHGGDGAAYVGSPNQGQLTYTNAAYKSDSMAWDFFNYYLLDSVNNWQNTDLITYFDMGGTDTWLTSNADDIAIPNYDILYLDQNGGLISSTGIDSSTFISDPSNPSPTIGGATLSQFLDQGPYDQSSLDARTDIVTFTSAALNQDVSITGRIQLDLWISADQADCDISVRLVDQYPGGENMLITDGIKRMRFRNNDYTQSGEVFMVPGEVYNVQVDLPFTQYTWKAGHKIKIYVGGNHAIRFNVNLQDGGTMYQAGSGNIANISVHHNSTYPSQIKLPGNNTTLDLANESSTTFKLYPNPATDKLFIQTNKAINRIKIYNTNGKEVLKENNVSSAIIDIASFQSGMYFIQLTFADQTTLVDKFIVK; this is encoded by the coding sequence ATGAAAACTATAAACTTGCTACTACTGTTATTTGTATTTGGTTCAACTACTCACGCCCAACTCACTCCTACTTTGAACGATATCTGGATTCCAATGAGTGATGGTGACTCATTATCTGCGGATGTTTACATTCCTTCAACTGTAACTACCGGAGAAGTGATTTTAGTTCAAACGCCTTACAATAAAAATGGTTTTCAGCTTGGATTGCCATTAGGAATAGGGTCAAATCTGGATAATCAGGCATACATATGGGTAATTGTAGATTGGCGCGGATTTTACGGGTCAAGTGGTGCAGATTTATCTAATGTAGACCGAGCACAAGATGCCTATGATATTTGTGATTGGATAGTTGCCCAAACATGGCACGGAGATAGGATTGGAACCTGGGGACCTTCTGCCTTAGGTGGTGTTCAATATCAATTATGTACTACTCATCATCCAAATCATACTTGTGCCGTACCTATGGTTGCTACAGGCACTCAATCTTACGAATCATATTTCTACGGAGGAGTTTTAGAAGAAGCCAGATTAAACCAATTGGACGCTTTGGGTTATGGAGTTTCAACAGTTGTTATGGCTAATGTTTATGACAGTTTTGCCTGGGACATTGCAGATAATAATAGTTGGTATGCTGATGACATTTCAATTCCTACACTTCAAATTGGTGGATGGTATGATCACAATATTGACATGATGATGACATTTTACAAAGATGCCAGAAGTATGGCGGATGTTGCAGTTCAGGATGAACAGTGGTTGTTGGTGGGTCCCTGGGTACATGGAGGTGATGGAGCCGCTTATGTTGGTTCACCTAATCAGGGACAGTTAACTTATACCAATGCCGCTTATAAGTCAGATTCAATGGCCTGGGATTTCTTTAACTACTATCTTTTAGATTCGGTTAATAACTGGCAAAACACAGATTTGATTACCTATTTTGATATGGGAGGAACAGATACCTGGTTAACTTCAAATGCAGATGACATTGCCATACCTAATTACGACATTTTATACCTGGATCAAAATGGAGGATTAATTTCCTCAACTGGTATTGATTCAAGTACATTCATTTCTGATCCTTCAAACCCTTCTCCTACGATCGGAGGTGCTACACTTTCTCAATTCTTAGATCAAGGACCCTATGATCAATCAAGTTTAGATGCCAGAACAGACATTGTTACTTTTACTTCTGCAGCTTTAAACCAGGATGTTTCCATTACCGGGCGAATTCAATTAGATCTATGGATAAGTGCGGATCAAGCTGATTGTGACATCTCAGTTAGATTAGTTGATCAGTATCCGGGTGGAGAAAATATGTTAATTACAGATGGTATTAAACGAATGCGCTTTAGAAACAACGATTACACACAAAGTGGCGAAGTATTTATGGTGCCGGGTGAGGTTTACAATGTACAGGTTGATTTACCTTTTACACAATACACCTGGAAAGCAGGACACAAAATTAAGATTTATGTAGGCGGAAATCATGCGATAAGATTCAATGTAAATCTGCAAGATGGTGGAACAATGTATCAAGCCGGTAGTGGTAATATTGCCAATATTTCAGTACATCACAACAGCACGTACCCGAGTCAAATTAAACTACCTGGAAACAATACAACTTTAGATTTGGCAAATGAAAGTTCAACAACATTTAAATTATATCCGAATCCGGCAACAGACAAATTATTTATCCAAACTAACAAAGCAATAAATAGAATTAAGATATATAACACAAACGGCAAAGAGGTATTAAAGGAAAATAATGTGTCATCAGCGAT
- a CDS encoding outer membrane beta-barrel family protein, with protein sequence MKTLLLLFTLLLSTSLFSQTYKVKGYVSSDGLSVPSATVYIKSVADSSVAKVGLADTVGIFNITGIPNGEYFAEVSMVGLKRHLTEGFKVSDANVDLGEIEMSTNTELQTVEVVQLRPVIEIHPDKTVFNVDKTINATGENGFDLLRKAPGVIIDNSNNIMLEGKSGVMVFIDNKATVLAGDDLVNFLKTLQASDIDNIEIITQPSSKYDAAGNAGIINIILKKDKRLGTNGTIQGGYEYGVNHRYNGSINLNHRTKKTNLYGTYSTNQGKHRTFLFFDRTQNGFQYDSETYITSLLNSHNGKVGFDWFLNDKHTVGVLANGNFFNAGSESVATTDIGPSGVAPIQFLDANNITSGRNYQATGNINYRFADTLGHELTVDVDYGIYNREANSYQPNIYTDTAGNILTESNYRMLTPTNISILSGKADYSQNAWGGKLGFGAKFSMVKTANYFDIFYVEDNSDSLIENRSNDFFYDEIIGAAYLNYSRKLGKKLSMQLGLRYEHTIAKGDLVTATGTYNDTVNRNNPQLFPSGGLTWTPNMKHIWSLTFSRRITRPNYQTLNPFQTQLDELSYRQGNPTLKPSYANNARLSHTFKYRFNTSLSYSYVQNYFAQVTDTLGYAQNFISTKNVADEQTINLGVSLPFQIKKWWSLFFNLNAFHTSYIAKDEKFVPINRATANVFLSNTFLVKGGWKFELSGWYSSPSIWGGTYLVSSMGSLNIAVEKKFFKDRLSVRLAGNDILFTSYWRADLQYGDLYIDGSGGWESRKVAVNVIYNFGNKEVKKARQRKTSLEDVEERTGGGGGQGGQ encoded by the coding sequence ATGAAAACCTTACTACTCCTTTTTACCCTTTTATTAAGCACTTCTTTGTTCAGTCAAACATACAAAGTAAAGGGATATGTGTCATCAGATGGCTTATCTGTGCCTTCTGCAACTGTTTACATTAAATCTGTAGCTGATTCATCTGTAGCCAAGGTAGGATTAGCAGATACTGTGGGGATTTTCAATATTACAGGAATTCCAAATGGAGAGTACTTTGCTGAAGTTTCAATGGTTGGATTAAAAAGACATTTAACTGAAGGTTTTAAAGTGTCTGATGCAAATGTTGATCTTGGAGAAATTGAAATGTCCACTAACACTGAATTACAAACAGTAGAGGTTGTTCAGCTACGTCCAGTTATTGAAATTCATCCTGATAAAACAGTTTTCAACGTAGATAAAACCATTAATGCTACAGGAGAAAATGGATTTGATTTATTGCGAAAAGCTCCGGGTGTAATTATTGACAACAGCAATAATATCATGTTAGAAGGTAAATCAGGAGTAATGGTATTTATTGATAACAAAGCTACTGTTTTAGCCGGAGACGATTTGGTGAACTTTCTTAAAACTCTTCAGGCATCTGACATTGACAATATTGAAATTATTACCCAACCCTCATCTAAATATGATGCTGCCGGAAATGCCGGAATCATAAACATTATCCTAAAAAAAGATAAGCGCTTAGGAACCAATGGAACCATACAAGGTGGATATGAATATGGTGTTAATCACAGATATAATGGTTCAATCAATCTAAACCATAGAACAAAAAAAACCAACCTTTATGGTACGTACAGTACTAATCAAGGGAAACACAGAACATTTTTATTTTTTGACCGAACTCAAAATGGTTTTCAATATGATTCAGAAACATACATTACTTCGCTTTTAAATTCGCACAATGGTAAAGTTGGATTTGACTGGTTTTTGAATGATAAGCATACTGTTGGAGTTTTGGCCAATGGAAATTTTTTCAATGCCGGATCAGAGAGTGTCGCAACAACAGACATTGGTCCTTCAGGAGTTGCACCAATCCAATTTTTAGATGCCAATAATATCACAAGCGGAAGAAATTATCAAGCAACTGGAAATATCAATTACAGATTTGCTGATACTTTAGGTCATGAACTAACTGTGGATGTTGATTACGGAATCTACAACAGAGAAGCCAATTCATATCAGCCAAACATTTACACTGATACAGCCGGAAACATTCTTACTGAAAGTAATTACAGAATGTTAACTCCAACCAATATTAGCATACTTTCAGGTAAAGCTGACTATTCACAAAATGCCTGGGGTGGTAAATTAGGATTTGGAGCTAAATTTTCAATGGTGAAAACAGCAAATTATTTTGACATCTTTTATGTAGAAGACAACAGCGACTCATTAATTGAGAACAGATCAAATGACTTTTTCTATGATGAAATAATTGGTGCTGCATATCTAAATTACAGCAGAAAATTGGGAAAAAAACTCAGCATGCAGTTAGGTTTAAGATATGAACACACCATTGCCAAAGGAGATTTAGTTACAGCCACCGGAACTTATAACGACACAGTTAACAGAAATAATCCGCAGTTATTTCCGAGTGGAGGATTAACCTGGACACCAAATATGAAACACATTTGGTCATTGACTTTCAGTCGAAGAATTACCAGACCTAATTATCAAACTTTGAATCCATTTCAAACACAATTAGATGAGCTTTCATATCGTCAGGGAAATCCAACTTTAAAGCCATCTTATGCTAATAATGCCAGATTATCACATACTTTCAAGTACAGATTTAACACTTCATTAAGCTATAGCTATGTGCAAAATTACTTTGCACAGGTAACAGATACTTTAGGATACGCTCAAAACTTCATTTCAACTAAAAATGTGGCAGATGAGCAAACCATAAATTTAGGTGTTAGTTTGCCTTTTCAAATTAAAAAATGGTGGAGTTTGTTCTTCAATTTAAATGCATTCCACACCTCTTACATTGCAAAAGACGAAAAATTTGTTCCTATTAACAGAGCCACTGCGAATGTATTTTTATCTAACACTTTCTTAGTAAAAGGAGGATGGAAATTTGAATTGTCCGGCTGGTATTCATCACCATCAATATGGGGAGGAACTTATCTGGTTAGTAGTATGGGATCTTTAAACATTGCCGTAGAAAAGAAATTTTTCAAAGACAGATTATCTGTAAGACTTGCCGGAAATGACATCTTATTTACTTCATACTGGAGAGCAGATTTACAATACGGAGATCTTTATATTGATGGATCAGGTGGATGGGAAAGCCGAAAAGTAGCGGTTAATGTCATCTACAACTTTGGTAACAAAGAAGTGAAAAAAGCACGTCAACGTAAAACCAGTTTGGAAGATGTTGAAGAAAGAACCGGTGGCGGTGGTGGCCAGGGAGGACAATAA